A genomic window from Verrucomicrobiia bacterium includes:
- a CDS encoding autotransporter-associated beta strand repeat-containing protein — protein MKINQPKLALALLASLCLAAPGVRGADVVKTNNLDNLNLGSSWVGGTAPTATDTAVFDSTYATTGTLNSGALVQWTGLRVTSPGGAVLINNSTSPNNLGIGAGGLDLSSATTNLVIRRFQMDASQTWDIAAGRTFRIGSPNATFAPAANDSANNRVGVFVNNSAGATLTKNGAGTVYLDMGNASLGNVNWQINGGTVAAIWNRLNALGSGTITLAGGGLADGTPIAGSLGNWVWDNPIALQAATTSFIDNQNTGGSGRWLKLESPISGGGNLEFRDTGVGFDNLNNGFILTGTNTMSGTVTITATAEVRVGGTAPAPGSSANANANAGTYGTLGTASIVNNGWLTFSRTDAYDVTNDISGTGSVRIGSESLAGTDAQYVTAHGAWTYSGSTLINRGTLALAPGSSLPNTAEIYLNAPNVEATTLDVTALGSYTLGGGRRLLGRGTTGANIVNGNFVAASGSALVPGGSNTVNTLTFNNDLALNGATLLMDVTSANWDHIQVNGNFLASGVTTIQCVAAGGLTTGEYPLIQIAGTRGGSTANFNLTGLTSSGTRQSFSLAYGTATYPNDIVLVVSGSAPASLTWKGDGIANVWDVDGALNWDNLGTPDKFFNNDAVTFDDTGSTTPAVNLVGTLLPGSVTDYSTVDHTFGGSGVIGGAATLTKSGSGTLTLANTNTYTGVTTVSGGTLVVASGAALADTGSVLVDTGGAAFQVNASETIATLNNVSGSAVNVSAGTLSYTNGSLLGTLSGTGRLTRLGTADTALGQFTAADALAFNGTLMLRGSTPSLNPGSLQGASGRFWLHDVNGSQLAGTKFNLDTGDSISNAQDVIIGDWDANSGNRLLTLASLTGYGSLRNDAGGDGPRHIIVDQATDTTFNGMILAHASTHATPFLRGVFFEKQGPGTLTMANVMGRQTASAASATNASYTVLVGGGKLVMLATNTIEGSITVTGGATLEVGGAGLLGNGTYAYAMTNDGTLTLNSAANQILAGGIAGVGMLTKSGSGTLSLAGTNTFTGATMVGGGALVGLTGGSVASAITVADGATNGVRVVAAGGQWTCGGLTFDSGTTFADFDFGAQPASASIAPLLVNGNLSVNGTLNVIVRNGVFAPGTYPLIKYTGTLSGTPPAAVFSLPAGMSATLVNNPGNQSIDLNVSVGNVLVWGVGDGLWDINTTANWLNNATPVVYNDGQAVTLDDTASGASPITVTLNTNVAPAAVAVSNPTQDYTLTGTGAIAGGTALTKQGAGSLTLATANTYTGGTVINAGAIKVQNSGALATGTVLVNAGAALQVEGGITLSSGALTLASTGAGNTGGLRSLAGTNGATSAVALTADAVVGVAADQLTLSGVISGTNALTKVGAGKLVLGNANNSFTGDFTLAGGSLDTGTTQGGGVNGYLGAVNGARTITVQSGATLSFRANNQFGGGGKTVFDIPAVVLNGGTLNSTRFNILGNVTLNNGGTLTQSTTDSGSYEGYEFLGGTVAVSGAGTATISSGNGRFNHLAGNSLTTFAVSNTTADAAADLVVTSGLRDGSGDNVGAGGLIKTGAGTMLLAGADSYTGDTLVNEGTLSITTARTGAGSFTVADGATLVVSNNNNAGSAPMSFLNLGTSGTATLAFAHVASTTVPVLNVPGGLYVNGANTIKIADATGLTAPGIYPLVAYGASLSGSVPALAPLPAGVTATLTNDTVNGWIALAVTAVPATVDPNPTNVLASISGSNLVLSWPASHTGWTLQAQTNSLATGLSNDTNAWFDVPGSALTNQVSLPVDQANPAVFYRLRLAQ, from the coding sequence ATGAAAATCAACCAGCCAAAACTGGCCTTGGCCCTTCTGGCCTCGCTGTGTCTGGCCGCGCCCGGAGTGCGGGGCGCGGACGTCGTCAAGACCAACAACCTGGACAATCTGAACCTCGGTTCGAGTTGGGTGGGCGGCACCGCACCCACCGCCACAGACACAGCCGTCTTTGACAGCACCTATGCGACCACCGGCACGTTGAATAGCGGCGCCCTGGTGCAGTGGACCGGGCTGCGCGTGACATCGCCGGGCGGCGCGGTGCTCATCAACAACAGCACCTCGCCCAACAACCTTGGCATTGGCGCCGGCGGCCTCGACCTGTCCAGCGCCACCACGAATCTGGTCATCCGCCGTTTCCAGATGGACGCCAGTCAGACATGGGACATCGCTGCCGGGCGCACCTTCCGGATCGGCTCCCCGAACGCGACGTTTGCCCCCGCCGCCAACGACTCGGCCAACAACCGTGTGGGTGTCTTTGTGAACAATTCCGCCGGGGCCACCCTCACCAAGAACGGTGCGGGCACCGTGTATCTGGACATGGGCAACGCCTCGCTGGGCAACGTGAACTGGCAGATCAACGGCGGCACGGTGGCGGCCATCTGGAACCGGTTGAATGCCCTCGGCTCCGGCACCATCACGCTGGCTGGAGGCGGGCTGGCGGACGGCACGCCCATCGCCGGTTCGCTGGGCAACTGGGTTTGGGACAATCCCATCGCGCTGCAGGCGGCGACCACTTCCTTCATCGACAACCAGAACACCGGCGGCAGCGGACGCTGGTTGAAACTGGAGAGCCCCATTTCGGGCGGCGGCAATCTTGAGTTCCGTGACACTGGCGTGGGTTTTGACAACCTTAACAACGGTTTCATCCTCACCGGCACCAACACCATGAGCGGCACGGTGACCATCACCGCAACCGCCGAAGTCCGGGTGGGCGGCACGGCGCCTGCACCGGGTTCGTCAGCCAACGCCAATGCCAACGCCGGCACGTATGGCACGCTCGGCACGGCCAGCATCGTCAACAACGGCTGGCTGACCTTCTCAAGGACGGATGCATACGATGTCACCAACGACATTTCCGGAACCGGTTCCGTGCGCATCGGCAGCGAATCGCTGGCGGGCACGGATGCGCAATACGTCACGGCCCACGGTGCCTGGACCTACTCGGGCAGCACCCTCATCAATCGCGGCACCCTGGCGCTTGCCCCCGGCAGTTCACTGCCCAACACGGCCGAGATTTATCTTAATGCTCCCAACGTCGAAGCGACCACCCTCGATGTCACGGCGCTGGGCTCCTACACGCTCGGCGGCGGACGCCGCCTCCTCGGCCGCGGCACCACGGGCGCGAACATCGTCAACGGCAACTTCGTCGCGGCCAGCGGGAGCGCGCTCGTGCCCGGCGGCAGCAATACCGTCAACACGCTGACGTTCAACAACGACCTCGCGCTGAATGGCGCCACGTTGTTGATGGACGTGACCAGTGCGAATTGGGATCACATTCAAGTGAATGGCAATTTCTTGGCGTCCGGCGTGACAACCATCCAGTGCGTTGCGGCTGGGGGCCTGACGACGGGCGAATATCCGCTGATTCAAATCGCCGGCACGCGCGGCGGCAGCACGGCCAACTTCAACCTGACCGGGCTGACTTCCTCCGGCACGCGGCAGTCCTTCTCCCTGGCCTATGGCACCGCCACCTATCCGAATGACATCGTGCTCGTGGTGAGCGGCAGCGCACCTGCCAGCCTCACCTGGAAGGGCGACGGCATCGCCAATGTTTGGGATGTGGACGGCGCCTTGAACTGGGACAACCTCGGCACGCCCGACAAGTTTTTTAACAACGACGCCGTCACCTTTGATGACACCGGCTCCACCACGCCCGCGGTCAACCTGGTCGGCACCTTGCTGCCCGGTTCGGTCACGGACTACTCCACGGTGGATCACACCTTCGGCGGCAGCGGCGTCATCGGGGGCGCGGCCACGCTGACGAAGAGCGGCTCCGGCACGTTGACTCTGGCCAACACCAACACCTACACCGGCGTGACCACGGTCAGTGGCGGCACGCTGGTCGTTGCCAGTGGTGCGGCGCTCGCCGACACCGGCAGTGTGTTGGTGGATACTGGCGGCGCAGCCTTTCAGGTGAATGCCAGCGAAACCATCGCCACCTTGAACAACGTTTCCGGCTCCGCCGTCAACGTGTCGGCGGGCACCCTGAGCTACACCAATGGCTCCCTCTTGGGCACGCTTAGCGGCACGGGCAGGCTGACCCGTTTGGGCACTGCCGACACGGCGCTGGGCCAGTTTACCGCCGCAGACGCGCTGGCGTTCAACGGCACCCTGATGCTGCGCGGCAGCACACCCAGCTTGAACCCGGGCAGCCTGCAAGGCGCCTCGGGCCGCTTCTGGCTGCATGACGTGAACGGCTCCCAGCTCGCGGGGACCAAGTTCAACCTCGACACCGGCGACAGCATCTCCAACGCGCAGGACGTCATCATCGGCGACTGGGACGCGAATTCCGGCAACCGCCTGTTGACGCTGGCCTCACTCACGGGCTACGGATCGCTGCGCAACGATGCAGGCGGCGATGGTCCCCGGCACATCATTGTGGACCAGGCCACGGACACCACCTTCAACGGCATGATTTTGGCCCATGCCAGCACGCACGCGACGCCTTTCCTGCGCGGCGTTTTCTTCGAGAAGCAAGGTCCGGGCACCTTGACCATGGCGAACGTCATGGGGCGGCAAACGGCTTCCGCGGCCAGTGCCACGAATGCCAGTTACACCGTCCTCGTGGGTGGTGGCAAATTGGTCATGCTGGCCACGAACACCATCGAGGGTTCCATCACCGTGACGGGCGGTGCCACTCTGGAAGTTGGCGGGGCCGGGTTGCTGGGCAACGGCACCTACGCCTACGCCATGACCAACGACGGCACGCTGACCTTGAACAGCGCGGCGAATCAAATACTGGCGGGCGGCATTGCGGGCGTCGGCATGCTGACCAAATCGGGCAGTGGCACGCTTTCGCTTGCGGGCACGAACACGTTCACCGGCGCCACGATGGTCGGCGGCGGCGCGCTCGTGGGCCTCACCGGCGGCTCGGTCGCCAGCGCCATCACGGTGGCGGATGGTGCGACCAACGGTGTCCGGGTAGTTGCTGCTGGCGGTCAGTGGACGTGCGGCGGCCTGACGTTCGACAGCGGCACCACCTTTGCCGACTTTGATTTCGGCGCCCAGCCGGCCAGCGCCAGCATTGCGCCCTTGTTGGTGAACGGGAATCTCAGCGTGAACGGCACGCTCAACGTCATCGTCCGCAACGGCGTCTTTGCGCCGGGCACGTATCCGCTCATCAAATACACCGGCACCTTGTCGGGCACGCCGCCCGCGGCGGTCTTCAGCCTGCCGGCGGGCATGAGCGCGACGCTCGTCAACAACCCGGGCAACCAGTCCATCGACCTCAATGTCAGCGTTGGCAACGTCCTCGTCTGGGGCGTGGGCGACGGCCTGTGGGACATCAACACCACGGCCAACTGGCTCAACAATGCCACGCCCGTCGTTTACAACGACGGCCAGGCGGTAACGTTGGATGATACTGCCAGTGGCGCTTCACCCATCACGGTGACGTTGAACACCAACGTGGCGCCGGCCGCGGTGGCGGTCAGCAATCCGACCCAGGATTACACGCTGACGGGCACCGGCGCGATTGCCGGCGGCACGGCGCTGACGAAGCAGGGCGCGGGTTCGCTCACGCTGGCCACAGCCAACACCTACACCGGCGGCACGGTCATCAACGCCGGTGCAATCAAGGTGCAGAACTCGGGGGCGCTCGCCACGGGCACGGTGCTGGTCAACGCCGGCGCAGCCCTTCAGGTGGAAGGCGGCATTACCCTCAGCAGCGGAGCGCTCACGCTCGCGAGCACGGGAGCCGGCAACACGGGCGGGCTTCGCAGTTTGGCCGGCACCAATGGCGCCACCAGCGCCGTTGCCCTCACGGCCGACGCCGTGGTGGGTGTGGCGGCGGATCAACTGACGCTCTCCGGCGTCATCTCGGGCACCAACGCGCTCACCAAGGTGGGCGCCGGAAAACTCGTGCTGGGCAACGCCAACAACAGCTTCACCGGTGACTTCACGCTGGCAGGCGGGTCATTGGACACCGGCACCACGCAGGGTGGTGGTGTGAACGGCTACCTCGGCGCCGTGAACGGTGCACGGACCATCACCGTGCAGAGCGGCGCGACGCTGAGTTTTCGCGCCAACAACCAGTTTGGGGGCGGCGGCAAAACGGTCTTCGACATTCCAGCCGTGGTTCTCAACGGCGGCACGTTGAACTCCACGCGCTTCAACATTCTGGGCAACGTCACCTTGAACAACGGCGGCACGCTCACCCAATCCACCACGGACTCGGGCAGTTACGAAGGTTACGAGTTTCTCGGCGGCACGGTCGCGGTGAGCGGCGCTGGCACAGCCACTATTTCGTCGGGCAACGGCCGGTTCAACCACCTGGCGGGCAATTCGCTTACCACGTTTGCTGTCAGCAACACCACCGCCGATGCCGCCGCCGATCTGGTGGTGACCAGCGGCCTGCGGGACGGTTCCGGAGACAATGTCGGTGCGGGCGGGCTGATCAAGACCGGCGCGGGCACGATGCTGCTGGCCGGCGCGGATTCCTACACGGGTGACACCCTGGTGAACGAAGGAACGCTCAGCATCACCACGGCGCGCACGGGAGCCGGCAGCTTCACGGTTGCCGACGGAGCCACGCTGGTGGTGAGCAACAACAACAATGCCGGCTCCGCACCAATGAGTTTCCTGAACTTGGGCACGAGCGGCACGGCTACCTTGGCCTTCGCGCACGTCGCCAGCACGACCGTTCCAGTTCTCAACGTCCCCGGCGGGCTGTATGTGAACGGCGCCAACACGATCAAAATTGCTGATGCCACGGGCCTGACCGCGCCCGGCATTTATCCGCTGGTGGCTTACGGCGCTTCGTTGTCGGGCAGCGTCCCGGCCCTTGCGCCGTTGCCGGCGGGCGTCACCGCCACGCTGACGAATGACACGGTGAACGGCTGGATTGCCCTCGCCGTGACCGCCGTTCCGGCGACGGTGGATCCGAATCCCACCAACGTGCTGGCGAGCATTTCGGGCAGCAACCTGGTCCTGAGCTGGCCGGCCAGTCATACGGGCTGGACGTTGCAGGCACAGACGAACTCCCTGGCAACCGGCCTCTCGAACGATACCAACGCGTGGTTCGACGTGCCGGGCTCTGCGTTGACCAATCAAGTGAGCCTCCCGGTGGATCAGGCCAATCCGGCGGTGTTCTACCGGTTGCGACTGGCGCAGTAA
- a CDS encoding dihydrodipicolinate synthase family protein, with protein MNGYSRFLTGLVAATHTPMHADGRINLAAIERQAAHLAASPVAGAFICGSTGESHSLTVAERMSVARRWQEVRDRAKLKLIVHVGHNCQEDARTLAAQAREIGADAISAMAPCYFKPAATEDLIDFLAPVAAAAPELPFYFYDIPALTGVNVALGEFLRAGKQRIPNLAGIKFTSSNLMALQECLEADDGQFNILFGTDEMLLGALALGVHGAVGSTYNYAAPLYTKLIAAHQAGDNITAQALQMQSVKLVQVLLPYGVLPAGKALMSLVGVDCGPVRPPVRQLREDQKARLFRQVETLGILTPSLAGAAR; from the coding sequence ATGAACGGATATTCCCGGTTCCTGACGGGTCTGGTGGCGGCGACGCACACGCCCATGCACGCCGATGGCCGGATCAACCTGGCGGCCATCGAACGCCAGGCCGCGCACCTTGCGGCCAGCCCGGTCGCCGGCGCGTTCATTTGCGGGAGCACGGGCGAGTCCCACTCGTTGACGGTGGCGGAACGGATGAGCGTGGCCCGGCGGTGGCAGGAGGTCCGGGACCGCGCGAAGCTCAAATTGATCGTGCACGTCGGCCACAACTGCCAGGAAGACGCCCGCACCCTGGCGGCCCAGGCCCGCGAAATTGGAGCGGATGCCATTTCGGCGATGGCGCCCTGCTACTTCAAGCCCGCCGCCACCGAGGATCTGATTGATTTTCTCGCGCCCGTCGCCGCCGCCGCACCCGAGCTGCCCTTTTATTTTTACGACATCCCCGCGTTGACCGGGGTGAACGTGGCGCTGGGCGAATTTTTGCGCGCCGGCAAGCAACGCATCCCCAACCTGGCCGGCATCAAGTTCACCAGTTCGAATCTCATGGCGTTGCAGGAATGCCTCGAGGCGGACGACGGCCAGTTCAACATTCTTTTTGGCACGGATGAAATGCTGCTCGGCGCGCTGGCCTTGGGCGTGCACGGTGCCGTGGGCAGCACCTACAATTATGCCGCCCCACTTTACACGAAGCTGATCGCCGCCCACCAGGCGGGCGACAACATCACGGCGCAGGCGCTGCAAATGCAATCGGTGAAGCTCGTCCAGGTGCTGCTGCCCTACGGCGTGCTGCCGGCCGGCAAGGCGCTCATGAGCCTGGTGGGCGTGGATTGCGGACCGGTGCGTCCGCCCGTGCGTCAGCTGCGCGAGGACCAAAAGGCCCGCCTGTTTCGGCAGGTCGAAACGCTGGGCATTTTGACGCCAAGCCTCGCGGGCGCGGCGCGCTGA
- a CDS encoding substrate-binding domain-containing protein has protein sequence MVPHSSAREDLIPKRSSLVAQTVAILRNHLRSGVWKEFLPGEHDLCERLQISRVTLRAALDQLQREKWIKAGQGKRRQIIARHIPRPARSHSNVVVLLSPMSILTLPTSVLFWVDALREHLAEAGYRLEFHTSQACYSEHPERAIDAMAQQLNAAAWVLYLSTEAMQRVFSGRGLPGVIAGSPHPGVELSSVDIDYAATCRHAAGLLAARGRRRIALLMPRSGQAGNLQSERGFLEAGESLRAAGVETLIVHHDGTPEGVCRRLDALLEAGKPVDGLLIAKPAHVVTAVSHLLRRGVKIPQQVALVSRDNDPFLESLVPAVARYERNPTLFARKVLRLVLDLVREGVRPRHNYRLMPTLVSGETLGPKAGPA, from the coding sequence ATGGTTCCGCATTCGTCCGCCCGCGAAGATCTGATTCCCAAACGCTCGTCGCTCGTGGCCCAGACGGTGGCCATCCTGCGCAACCACCTGCGCTCCGGCGTCTGGAAGGAGTTTCTGCCCGGCGAGCACGATCTCTGCGAACGCCTCCAGATCAGCCGCGTCACCTTGCGCGCGGCCCTGGACCAGCTGCAACGCGAAAAGTGGATCAAGGCGGGGCAGGGGAAGCGCCGTCAAATCATCGCCCGCCACATTCCCCGGCCCGCGCGGTCGCACAGCAACGTGGTCGTTTTGTTGTCCCCCATGTCCATCCTCACGCTGCCCACGAGCGTGTTGTTCTGGGTGGACGCGTTGCGGGAACATCTTGCCGAGGCCGGCTACCGGCTGGAGTTTCACACCAGCCAGGCCTGTTACAGCGAGCATCCCGAACGCGCGATTGACGCGATGGCACAGCAGCTCAACGCCGCGGCGTGGGTGCTGTATCTTTCCACGGAGGCCATGCAACGCGTCTTCTCCGGCCGGGGACTGCCCGGCGTCATCGCCGGCTCGCCGCATCCGGGCGTCGAGCTGTCTTCGGTGGACATTGACTATGCGGCGACGTGCCGGCACGCGGCCGGCCTGCTCGCGGCGCGCGGCCGCAGGCGGATCGCGCTGCTGATGCCCCGCAGCGGCCAGGCCGGCAATCTGCAAAGTGAACGCGGCTTTCTGGAGGCGGGTGAAAGCCTGCGCGCCGCGGGCGTGGAAACACTGATCGTGCACCACGACGGAACACCTGAAGGCGTCTGCCGCCGGTTGGACGCCCTGTTGGAGGCGGGGAAACCTGTGGATGGCCTGCTCATCGCCAAACCGGCGCACGTGGTCACTGCAGTGTCGCATTTGCTGCGGCGCGGTGTGAAAATCCCGCAGCAGGTGGCGCTCGTCTCGCGCGACAACGACCCTTTCCTCGAAAGCCTGGTGCCCGCAGTGGCGCGTTACGAACGAAACCCGACGCTCTTCGCCCGCAAGGTGCTGCGGCTCGTGCTGGATCTGGTCCGGGAAGGTGTCCGGCCGCGCCACAACTATCGGCTCATGCCCACGTTGGTGTCCGGTGAAACGCTCGGCCCCAAGGCCGGTCCGGCGTAG
- a CDS encoding beta-N-acetylhexosaminidase, protein MKFIAPRGLDGITAGLALALALVTAGAVPALLPAPASVQWRDENFNAARFTIRAPAEAGFAARELEQFLAQLGGQRNEHGGRIVLQLGGTGNASPESYSLTVTAHEVTVTARAAAGLLYGVQTLRQLATAQDGRPVIAGCRISDAPAFAWRGFMHDVGRNFQDIALLKRFVDVMARYKMNVFHFHLADNPAWRVECRVHPELNDPKFTPVTRNPGKFYTYVELNDFIAYCRERGIRVVPELDMPGHSEYFKRAFGVDMQDERGMQILADCLNEFMDHVDTPELHIGSDEVAIRNKDFLPRMTALIRQHGRQIIVWRPGHLPDGKVITQLWSAGGRPNGPLPGVPAVDSRNDYVNHMDPFDGPCRILNLATCDQAAGDAFALGGILCHWPDVAAGEPMNIYRQSPVMPALLAAAERYWCGHTPEQPKFWGRLPDFGTAEFARYADFEARMIEQRNRFFAGWPFPYVKQTDLVWKLIGPFDHRGDVNAVFPVEQELRDEYVVDGRTNRWLEARGATIHFHHFWYDGWLPKAKSGTAYALTYVWSPRAQTVGFWIGFNGPSRSDRRNGANPTQGEWSTTGSRIWINDAEIPAPKWRQPGVIQSPNETPFVDEDYFYREPTSVALKQGWNKLLVKAPRSEKTWKWMFTCVPVAVNGNAVREVGGLRFATQPEKF, encoded by the coding sequence ATGAAATTCATCGCGCCACGCGGCCTCGACGGCATTACAGCAGGCCTGGCTTTGGCGCTGGCGCTGGTCACGGCAGGCGCCGTTCCCGCGCTGCTTCCCGCGCCAGCCTCGGTGCAATGGCGGGATGAAAACTTCAACGCCGCCCGGTTCACCATCAGGGCTCCGGCGGAAGCGGGCTTTGCCGCCCGGGAACTGGAGCAGTTCCTCGCCCAACTCGGCGGCCAGCGGAACGAACACGGCGGGCGGATCGTTTTGCAACTGGGCGGCACCGGAAACGCATCGCCGGAAAGCTACTCGCTCACGGTGACCGCTCACGAGGTCACCGTGACGGCGCGCGCGGCGGCCGGGTTGCTATATGGCGTGCAGACGCTCCGGCAACTGGCCACGGCGCAAGATGGGCGGCCCGTCATCGCCGGCTGTCGCATCAGCGACGCACCGGCGTTCGCCTGGCGCGGTTTCATGCACGACGTGGGGCGGAACTTTCAGGACATCGCATTGCTCAAGCGTTTCGTGGACGTCATGGCGCGTTACAAAATGAACGTGTTTCACTTTCACCTCGCCGACAATCCGGCCTGGCGTGTCGAATGCCGCGTGCATCCCGAGTTGAATGACCCGAAGTTCACGCCCGTCACGCGCAACCCGGGAAAGTTCTACACCTACGTCGAACTGAACGACTTCATCGCCTACTGCCGCGAACGTGGCATCCGCGTCGTGCCCGAACTCGACATGCCCGGCCACAGCGAATACTTCAAACGCGCCTTTGGCGTGGACATGCAGGACGAGCGCGGCATGCAGATTCTCGCCGACTGCCTGAACGAGTTCATGGACCACGTGGACACGCCGGAACTGCACATCGGCTCCGATGAGGTAGCCATCCGGAACAAGGATTTCCTGCCGCGTATGACGGCACTCATCCGCCAACACGGCCGGCAAATCATCGTGTGGCGTCCGGGACACCTGCCCGACGGCAAGGTCATCACGCAGCTCTGGTCCGCCGGCGGGCGGCCCAACGGCCCGCTGCCCGGCGTTCCGGCGGTCGATTCGCGAAACGACTATGTGAATCACATGGACCCGTTCGATGGTCCGTGCCGCATCTTGAACCTTGCCACCTGCGACCAGGCGGCGGGTGATGCGTTTGCGCTGGGCGGCATCCTTTGCCACTGGCCGGATGTCGCGGCGGGTGAGCCGATGAACATTTACCGGCAAAGCCCGGTCATGCCCGCGCTGCTGGCGGCGGCGGAGCGTTACTGGTGCGGTCACACGCCGGAACAGCCGAAGTTCTGGGGGCGCCTGCCGGACTTTGGCACGGCGGAGTTCGCGCGCTATGCGGACTTCGAGGCGCGGATGATCGAGCAGCGCAACCGCTTCTTCGCCGGCTGGCCGTTTCCGTATGTGAAGCAAACCGACCTGGTGTGGAAACTCATCGGGCCGTTCGATCACCGGGGCGACGTGAATGCCGTTTTTCCCGTTGAGCAGGAATTACGTGACGAATACGTCGTGGATGGCCGGACCAATCGCTGGTTGGAAGCGCGGGGCGCGACGATTCACTTCCATCACTTTTGGTATGACGGCTGGCTGCCGAAGGCGAAGTCCGGCACCGCTTACGCGCTGACGTATGTGTGGTCGCCGCGCGCACAGACGGTTGGTTTCTGGATTGGCTTCAATGGTCCGTCGCGCTCCGACCGGCGCAACGGCGCGAATCCCACCCAGGGTGAGTGGAGCACGACCGGGTCACGGATCTGGATCAACGATGCTGAAATTCCCGCGCCGAAATGGAGGCAGCCCGGCGTCATCCAATCGCCCAACGAAACACCGTTTGTGGACGAGGATTATTTCTATCGCGAACCAACATCGGTGGCGCTGAAGCAGGGTTGGAACAAGCTTCTCGTCAAGGCGCCCCGCAGCGAGAAGACCTGGAAGTGGATGTTCACCTGCGTGCCGGTCGCAGTGAATGGCAACGCCGTGCGCGAAGTCGGAGGACTGCGCTTTGCCACCCAGCCGGAAAAGTTTTGA